A region of the Litchfieldia alkalitelluris genome:
GTAACATTCCCACGTATAAGAGCAGACCAACTAATGGAATTCGGCTGGAAAGTACTACTACCAATCGCACTAGCAAACATCTTTATCTCAGCAATCATTAAAGAGTTGTTTTTCTAGAAACTTAGCTGATTAATAATTACACTTGATTTTAACTACAATTTATAGGGAAGTTAGTAGGGAAGCTTTTAAGAAAAACTAAAGCTTAGTATATTTGCAATATAATAAATAAATTTGTTGCTTACTCAGTGTGGAATGAGCGAAGAACCACTCGACTCCTGCGGGATGCACGGGGCAAAGTGAGACCCCGCAGGAGCCAAAGCGACGAGGAGGCTCACCGTCCCGCCCGCGGAAAGCGAGTGGATCGTAGCGAGTGAAACTTTCCAACCTAAGAAAAAGTAATAGTATCGCAATTCAAACAAAGGGGTGAAGATACATGCGTGGCTTAGCAAAAGGTTTGAAATATACCCTAAAAAACTTAACAAAGAAAAAGGTGACATACGATTATCCAAATGAACCACTTCCACTACCTGATCGATTCAGAGGCATTCAAAAATTTTACCCAGAAAAATGCATTGTTTGTAACCAATGTGCAAACATCTGTCCAACAGATTGCATTCAATTAACAGGGAAAAAGCATCCAGATCCTGCGAAAAAAGGGAAGATCATTGATACGTATGATATAAATTTTGAAATCTGTATATTGTGTGATTTATGTACAGAGGTTTGTCCAACAGAAGCCATCATCATGTCTAATAATTTCGAGCTAGCAACATACAGCAGAGATGATTTATTCAAGAATTTAGAGTGGTTGGATGAGAACGATACAAACTTACGGAAGGAGAATAAAGCGTGAGTTTGAGTGGAGAATTTATAGCCTTTATCGTGCTTGGAGTGATTGCCATCGGTGGCGGAGTCGTGATGATCAATCTAGAAAAGGTTGTACACATGGTTGTTGCCTTAGTTTTTACATTTGTTAGTATTGCAGGATTATATGTGATGCTTCATGCGGAATTCTTAGCAGCTGTTCAGATTCTTATCTATTCTGGAGCAATTACAATTATCATGCTCTTTGGGATCATGCTAACAAGACATAATGACCGAAGTGAACAGAAAATTAGTTTTGCTCGAAAGTTTATTGTATTAATCGGGGTATTAGGCTTCGGTTTAGCTGTTTATTTAGGGATTTATAATCTAGAAATTGGTCAGCAAGAAAGTACGCTGTATGATAAAAATACGGAGCAAATCGGAATTGAACTTTTTTCAAAATTTGTCATTCCATTTGAGCTAACATCTGTTGTCCTATTAGTTGCGTTAATTGGAGCGATAGTCTTAGCGAAAAAAGATGAGCCAGAGGAGGCGGAGAAGGAATGAGTACAGTTCCATTATCAGCTTACCTCACCGTAGCACTGATTCTGTTTTGTATTGGTCTTTATGGTGCCTTATCTAAACGAAATACAATCATTGTCTTAATTTCTATCGAGCTGATGTTAAATGCGGTGAATATAAACCTGATCGCTTTTAGTAAGTATGGCTTTCAACCGAATATTACAGGGCAAATCTTTGCACTATTTGTCATTGCGATAGCAGCAGCAGAAGTAGCAGTTGGAATTGCGATATTAATAGCTTTATATCGCAACCGTCAAACAGTTAATGTCGATGAAATGGATACAATGAAAAATTAAAATGCAAAACAGGATGGCTTTTTTTGACAATGTTCTAGATTTACGGGTAGCAATGTCAAGGGAATGCCCAATTTAGAAGAAGGGGAATGTGATACGATGATGGAAAATGCATGGATCATACCGCTTTTCCCGCTTATCTCTTTTTTAGTCCTTCTTGTTTTTGGTAAACGACTGAAGCAATTTAGTTCAGCACTAGGGATGGTTTTGGTGTTATGTTCTTTCGTTTATTCTTTGTTGGTATTATTTGAGCGATTCACAAATCCAACATTTAAAAATGAGGGTACTTGGTTAACAATAGGGGATGTTCAATTAACAGCGGGTTTTGAAATTAATCAATTAAATGCGCTCATGCTAGTAATAGTATCGCTGGTTAGTTTTCTAGTACATATGTATTCAATTGGATATATGCATGGCGATGATCGTTTTCATGTGTTTTATGCATATCTAGGACTCTTTACATTTGCGATGCTCGGATTAGTCATGTCACCTAATCTTTTGCAAACCTATATATTCTGGGAGCTTGTAGGTGTAGGTTCATTTTTACTGATAGGATTCTATTTTTATAAAAATGAAGCAAGAGCAGCAGCGAAAAAAGCATTCATTATGACTCGTATCGGTGATGTAGGGTTACTAATCGGAATGATTCTACTGTTCTGGCAGGTTGGTAGTTTTGAATATGATCAAATTTTTGCTGCGGT
Encoded here:
- the nuoI gene encoding NADH-quinone oxidoreductase subunit NuoI, which translates into the protein MRGLAKGLKYTLKNLTKKKVTYDYPNEPLPLPDRFRGIQKFYPEKCIVCNQCANICPTDCIQLTGKKHPDPAKKGKIIDTYDINFEICILCDLCTEVCPTEAIIMSNNFELATYSRDDLFKNLEWLDENDTNLRKENKA
- a CDS encoding NADH-quinone oxidoreductase subunit J; translation: MSLSGEFIAFIVLGVIAIGGGVVMINLEKVVHMVVALVFTFVSIAGLYVMLHAEFLAAVQILIYSGAITIIMLFGIMLTRHNDRSEQKISFARKFIVLIGVLGFGLAVYLGIYNLEIGQQESTLYDKNTEQIGIELFSKFVIPFELTSVVLLVALIGAIVLAKKDEPEEAEKE
- the nuoK gene encoding NADH-quinone oxidoreductase subunit NuoK, with the translated sequence MSTVPLSAYLTVALILFCIGLYGALSKRNTIIVLISIELMLNAVNINLIAFSKYGFQPNITGQIFALFVIAIAAAEVAVGIAILIALYRNRQTVNVDEMDTMKN